The Streptomyces sp. NBC_00435 nucleotide sequence GCATCGAGCACGGCTTCATGACGACGGTGCACGCCTACACGCAGGAGCAGAACCTGCAGGACGGCCCGCACCGCGACCCCCGCCGGGCCCGCGCCGCCGCCGTCAACATCGTGCCGACCACGACGGGCGCCGCCAAGGCGATCGGCCTAGTGCTGCCGAACCTCGACGGGAAGCTCTCGGGCGACTCGATCCGCGTGCCGGTTCCGGTCGGATCGATCGTCGAGCTCAACACCACCGTCGCCCGCGACGTGACGCGCGAGGACGTGCTGGAGGCCTACCGCACGGCGGCCCAGGGCCCCCTCGCCGGTGTACTCGAGTACTCGGAGGACCCGCTGGTGTCCTCCGACATCACGGGCAACCCCGCCTCGTCGATCTTCGACTCGGCCCTCACCCGCGTCGAAGGCCGCCACATCAAGGTGGTCGCCTGGTACGACAACGAGTGGGGCTTCTCGAACCGTGTGATCGACACGCTCGAGCTCCTCGCCACCCGCTGACCCGCGGCTCCGCTGACGCACCGCCCCGCCGACCCGCCGCTTCCCCGGCCGGCCGGGCGGGGCCGTGGCTCAGGGCCGGTGGATCCGGTCGATGCCGTACCACTTCGACACGCAGGCGGAGACCCAGTCCCGCTGGTAGTTCCCCGTGAAGAAGGGCTCGGCGAGATTGCCGATGTACAGGGGCTGGTAGCCCACGTCCGTGGCGCCCCGCGCGTCCTCGGCCCGGATGCGGGCGTTCTGGGCGTCCCAGGCCACCGAACGGGTGACCGTGGCGGTCGTCAGATCCTGGACCTGCGGGACGAGCACGGCCACCGAGGCCAGCGCCAGGCAGCCCGCCGCCGCGCCCGCCGCGAGGAGCGTGCCGGCGGCGCGGCGGCCCCGGAGCCGCCGGCCGCCGCGCGCTCCCAGCAGTGCGCCGTAGCCGCACAGCGCCAGCTCCATCGGGACGAGATAGCTCGTCCAGGTGCGCGCGTACGTCCACCCGCTCGGTCCGTAACCGCTGCGCAGGCCCACCGCCACCGCGAGCGAGCCCAGTACCACCACCGGCACCGGGAGCAGCAGCAGGGCGATCAGCGTCCCGCGCGGGACGGTCCGGCGCGGCTCCCGCTTCTCGTGCTCCGCGGGCCCGCGGAGCACGCTCGCCAGGCCCAGGAGCACGCCGACCGCCGCTGCTCCCAGGTAGGCCCACTGGCCGGTGACGGTGTCCCACATGTGCAGCCAGTCCCGGACGATGCCCTTCAGCTCGTGCGCGGAGAGCAGGGACTCCTTCGCGGGCTGCTGGGCCCGCCGCCAGCGGGCGCCCGGGGAGGTGTAGAGCACGACCAGTCCGCAGACGAGCCCGGAACACCAGAGCAGGCACCAGGTGAACGGCTGCCAGTTCCGCGCCAGACCGAGGCGGGGCAGGCACAGCAGCCCGACCATGCCCGCGAGCAGCCCGCTGACCAGGGAGAACGGCTCACTCAGGGTGCCGAGCA carries:
- a CDS encoding DUF6056 family protein — its product is MSTAAAEDEDPRTPVGTADPGRGRLALARGLLPVAGATLVAAAGALVAVGCFLGLYVRPTSDDWCAAWKSRDMGVFGITSDFYMTQNGRIANAFLSGVVYGDGLAGTKILPTVIAVSFTVALVLLGRHFVRFLGGRPRILTLTACALVVQALLYFAGTRSYQVLLWAPATISHTVPSVIGAWSLLLAIRTAGHPRKAVRLAGFAAAFLIGFVLGTLSEPFSLVSGLLAGMVGLLCLPRLGLARNWQPFTWCLLWCSGLVCGLVVLYTSPGARWRRAQQPAKESLLSAHELKGIVRDWLHMWDTVTGQWAYLGAAAVGVLLGLASVLRGPAEHEKREPRRTVPRGTLIALLLLPVPVVVLGSLAVAVGLRSGYGPSGWTYARTWTSYLVPMELALCGYGALLGARGGRRLRGRRAAGTLLAAGAAAGCLALASVAVLVPQVQDLTTATVTRSVAWDAQNARIRAEDARGATDVGYQPLYIGNLAEPFFTGNYQRDWVSACVSKWYGIDRIHRP